The genomic window ATCTGGCTTCCTTCCTACGGACATCGCCAAACACATACGAGCCCAGTTCGACCTTCATGCTGGACGGGATGGACTACAACCCCGAATACACGTCTGTCGGAGATGTGAACTCGGACGGTCACGTGGACGTTGTAATGGCTAGTCCTAGCTACCAAAGCGGCGACTCTGGAGCCTTGACGGTCTTCTTTTCCGATGCCTCAGGTGAGTTTTCATTGTCCGATAGCATTGAGGTCATTGGAGACATATCGACGATTGCTCTTGTGGACTTCGAGAACGATGGCACGAGCGACATACTGGTTTCGCTGACGGATGGCAACCTTGATGTTGTGAGCCAGTCCTCGGGCTTTACCCTCAACCCGACGCCGTTCATAACCATGACCGAGCCCGAGGGAATAAGACTTCTCGAAACGGGTGACCTGAATGATGACTCCCTGGAGGATGTCGTTGTGCGCGTCGCCGGTTTCATCTACGTCTTCTTCTTGGAGGACAAGGACACCGCAGTGAAACTGGTCATGCCGATTCCCTCCACATTCCACCTCAATGAGGGGGAGACGATTGATGAGCTCATCGATCTAGGACCGTATTTCCTTGACGACCATGGGGTTGTCAGCTACGCCCTGACCTACGAAGAGGATTCCTCCAAGCTCGACGCGACGCTCGACGGCCACTTCCTCAGCTTTGATGCGAGTCCTGGCTGGTCGGGATCCATGATGTTCCAAGTCGAGGCCTGGGATGGCAATCCGAACAACGAACCAACCAAGAGCAATGTCTTCGATGTTTGGGTCAACGACGCCCCCAGCATCGTGAGTATCGCACCCTCCGAGGCCGAAATCGGTGGCGATTACTCATACCAGATCATCGTTGAGGACGATTACCCTCAGTGGGATTCCATCACGTGCAAGCTCGTCATCGGTTCGGACGGAATGAGCATCAATGAGGACGGACTGCTCACCTGGACCCCTGCGGATTCGGGCACGATGATCGTTCGAATAGAGGCCAGAGACATGTTTGGCCTGACCGATGTCCAGGACTTCGTGGTGGAAGTCCCGGCGCTGCCTCTTCCTCCGCCAGTTGTCCCGGACGAGACCCCCTATGTCGCTGGGGCGGCCGTCACGGTGATTTCGGCCGTAGCTATCGCGGCGCTGATAAGCGAGAACGTCAAGCTCGCCCTGTTCATGTTGATCGTTCCGTTATACACGAAAATCAGAAGGGAGAGAGTGCTGGACCACTTCATCCGGGGTCAGATCTATGGTTACATACTGGCGAATCCCGGTGAGCACTACAACGCCATCAAGCTGGCCCTCGGCCTCACGAATGGTTCACTGGCTCACCACCTGAAGACACTTGAGCGAGAGGAGTTCGTCAAGTCGCGCAAGTTCGGTCTGTACAGAAGGT from Candidatus Thermoplasmatota archaeon includes these protein-coding regions:
- a CDS encoding FG-GAP-like repeat-containing protein — protein: MRKLKTAGLLFASLLGISIFLSSSPLASGLPGVGDGFLVLEAPGMGDIIVEDFNSDGFNDIAVASHAQDSVFVYFRTPVDISIYPTVTIHASLPSRIASGDVNMDGYPDLIVLSHDKVSVFEWQPGDQFELNTTLFVFDPKDVAVADSGSDGLNDIFVTGPLGTTIFFQDPTTGFHPFMSVNIPGAHGDSLSLTRLNGDDLVDLIVTSSFHLASFLRTSPNTYEPSSTFMLDGMDYNPEYTSVGDVNSDGHVDVVMASPSYQSGDSGALTVFFSDASGEFSLSDSIEVIGDISTIALVDFENDGTSDILVSLTDGNLDVVSQSSGFTLNPTPFITMTEPEGIRLLETGDLNDDSLEDVVVRVAGFIYVFFLEDKDTAVKLVMPIPSTFHLNEGETIDELIDLGPYFLDDHGVVSYALTYEEDSSKLDATLDGHFLSFDASPGWSGSMMFQVEAWDGNPNNEPTKSNVFDVWVNDAPSIVSIAPSEAEIGGDYSYQIIVEDDYPQWDSITCKLVIGSDGMSINEDGLLTWTPADSGTMIVRIEARDMFGLTDVQDFVVEVPALPLPPPVVPDETPYVAGAAVTVISAVAIAALISENVKLALFMLIVPLYTKIRRERVLDHFIRGQIYGYILANPGEHYNAIKLALGLTNGSLAHHLKTLEREEFVKSRKFGLYRRFYPKHMRIPEDGDFHMNNIRKNIVDVIGENPGISQKEIATAINITAPTVNYHIGILASAKMIRVVREGRRTNCFVERS